The Ramlibacter algicola genome segment ACAGGTGCCGGCAGCGGCGGCTGCGAAGGAGGGTTGAATGGACGTTCGGAATGGGGCGCGCACCGGCGCGCTGGTGGCGTTGCTCCCGTGGGCGGCGCTGTTGTCGTCGGTGGTCGCGATCTCCGGGTGCGCGGGCGGTCCGTCCCCGCAAGCGGCGGACACTCCCGCCCCCTTCACCGAATCCGACGAGCCCGAAGGCCGCAAGCGCGCGCGCATCCGCACCGAGCTCGCCACCGGCTACTTCGAGCAGGGCCAGACCTCCGTCGCCCTGGACGAACTGAAGCAGGCCATCGCCGCCGACCCGACCTATCCCGACGCGTACAACCTGCGCGGCCTGATCTACCTGCGCATGGCCGACAACCGCCAGGCCGAGGACAGCTTCCGCCGCGCGGTGGCGCTGAACCCGCGCGACGCGAACACGCTGCACAACCTGGGCTGGCTGCAGTGCCAGGAGAAGCGCTGGGACGAGTCGCAGCGCAGCTTCGAGCAGGCGCTGGCCAGCCCGATCTACCGCGACCGCGCCAAGACGCTGATGACGCTGGGCATCTGCCAGGCCCGCGCCGGCCGCAATGCCGAAGGCGAGCGCAACCTCGCGCGCGCCTGGGAGCTGGAGGAAGGCAACCCGATCGTCGGCTACAACCTCGCGTCGATGCTGTTCGCGCGCGGCGACGCCGCGACCGCACAGAACTACATCCGGCGCCTGAACAACAGCGAACTGGCGAATGCCGAGACGCTGTGGCTGGGCGTGAAGATCGAGAACAAGCTGGGCGACCGCGTCGCCGCGCGCCAGCTCGGCGAGCAGTTGCGTAAGCGCTTCCCGCAATCGCGCGAGGCCGGTGCCTACGACCGTGGGGCGTTCAATGAGTGAGGCCGTCGCGGTCGAGAGCGCGGGCGCGCTGCTGCGCCAGGCCCGCGAGGCGTCCGGCCTGCACGTCGCCGCGCTGGCGGTGTCGCTGAAGGTGCCGGTGCGCAAGCTCGAGGCGCTGGAGAACGATCGCTACGACGAACTGACCGACGCCGTGTTCGCGCGGGCGCTGGCCTCCAGCGTGTGCCGCACGCTCAAGGTCGACGCGCGCCCGATCCTCGATCGCCTGCCGCAGACCAACGCGCCGCGCCTGGTGCAGGACCGCGAGGGCATCAACGCGCCGTTCCGCGCGCCCGGCGATCCGGTGGCGCCCCGCTGGTTCGACCAGTGGTCGCGGCCGCCCGTCATCGCGATGTTCGCGTTGCTCATCGCGGCGCTGGTCGTCGTCCTCATGCCGCGCCGGGACGACGTGGCCGCCGTGAAGACGGACTCGGCCACGCCGGTGGCCGGCATGACCGCGCCGGCCCTGCCGCCGGTGGCCTCGACCACCGAGCCCGTGGCCGCCCCCTTGCCGGTGGCCAGCGAGCCCGCCACGCCCGTGGCGGCACGCGCCGCCAGCGCGCCGGCTGCAGCCGCGTCGATGCCTGCCACGCAGGCCGCCGTGGCGGCACCGGCCACCACCCCCGCCAGCGCGCCTGCGACCGGCGGCACCATCGTCTTCCGCACCAGCGCACCGTCGTGGGTCGAGGTCATGGACGCCAAGGGCAACGTCGCCCTGCGCCGCCTCATGGCCGCCGGCGAGACGGCCGGCGCCAGCGGCCCGCTGCCACTGGCCGTGACGGTCGGCAGCGCCAACGCCACCACGGTGGAAGTGCGCGGCAAGCCCTTCGCCCTCGCGCCCGCCCTCGTCAAGGACAACGTGGCGCGTTTCGACATCAAGTAGTTCCCATGACGCCTCCCTGCCTGCCGATCGAACCGGCCGCGCCCGCGCAGCGCCGGTCCCGCCAGGCGCGCATCGCCTGGGGCTCGCGCGTGGTCACTGTCGGCGGCGACGCCCCGGTGCGCGTGCAGTCCATGACGAACACCGACACCGAGGATCCGATCGCCACCGCGATCCAGATCAAGGAACTGGCCACGGCCGGCTCGGAAGTCGTGCGCATCACCGTCAACACGCCCGAAGCCGCCAGGCAGGTGCCGTACATCCGCGAGCAGCTCGATCGCATGGGCGTCGACGTGCCGCTGGTGGGCGACTTCCACTACAACGGCCACCGGCTGCTGACCGAGTTCCCGGACTGCGCGCAGGCGCTGTCCAAGTACCGCATCAACCCCGGCAACGTCGGCAAGGGCGACAAGAAGGACCGCCAGTTCGGCCAGATGATCGAAGCCGCCATCCGCTGGGACAAGGCGGTGCGCATCGGCGTCAACTGGGGCAGCCTCGACCAGGAACTGCTCGCGTCGCTGATGGACGAGAACGCGCGCCGCGCCCAGCCCTGGGACGCGCGCAGCGTGATGTACGAGGCGCTGATCACGTCCGCCATCTCCTCCGCGAAGCTCGCCGAGGAGATGGGCCTGAAAGGCGAGCAGATCATCCTGTCGTGCAAGGTCAGCGGCGTGCAGGACCTCATCTCGGTCTACCGCGAACTGGCGCGCCGCTGCGACTACGCGCTGCACCTGGGCCTCACCGAAGCGGGCATGGCCACCAAGGGCACGGTCGCTTCCAGCGTCGCGCTGGGCATCCTGCTGCAGGAAGGCATCGGCGACACGATCCGCGTGTCGCTCACGCCGCAGCCGGGCGAGTCGCGCACGCAGGAAGTGGTCATCGCCTCCGAGATCCTGCAGGCCCTGGGCCTGCGCGTGTTCGTGCCCAGCGTCACCGCCTGCCCGGGCTGCGGCCGCACGACGAGCACGACGTTCCAGGAACTGGCCAAGCAGATCGACGACCACCTGCGGTCCAACATGCCCGTGTGGCGCGCCAAGTACCCCGGCGTCGAGAAGCTGAGGGTGGCCGTGATGGGCTGCATCGTCAACGGCCCGGGCGAGAGCAAGCACGCCGACATCGGCATCAGCCTGCCCGGCACGGGCGAGGCGCCGGCGGCGCCGGTGTTCATCGATGGCCAGAAGGCCCTCACCCTGCGCGGCGACAACATCGCGCAGGAGTTCCACCAGATCGTCGAGACCTACATCGAAAAGAAATACGGGCAGCCCGTCGCGGCCTGACCCGTCATCACTGAAATGGCCGACAAGCTCAATGCCGTCAAGGGCATGAACGACATCCTGCCGCCGGACTCGGCGCGCTGGGAATGGCTCGAGGACAAGGTGCGCGACCTGATGGCGCGCTACGCGTACCGGATGATCCGCACGCCGGTCGTCGAGCCCACGCAGCTGTTCGTGCGCGGCACCGGCCAGACCACGGACATCGTCGAGAAGGAGATGTACTCCTTCGAGGACCGCCTCAACGGCGAGCAGCTGACGCTGCGCCCCGAGAACACGCCCGGCGTGGTGCGCGCGGCCATCGAGCACAACCTGACGTACGACGGCGGCAAGCGCCTGTACTACATGGGCCCGATGTTCCGCCACGAGCGCCCGCAGCGTGGCCGCTACCGCCAGTTCTACCAGCTGGGCGCCGAGGTGCTGGGCCATCCCGGTCCCGAGGTCGACGCCGAGCTGATGTTGCTGGCGCACCAGCTGTTCACCGAGCTGGGCCTGCAGGACATCCGCGTCGAGATGAACAGCCTGGGCGTGCCCGCCGAGCGGCAGGCGCACCGCGCCGCGCTGGTCGCGTACTTCGAGCAGCACCAGGACGTGCTCGATGCCGATGCGAAGCGCCGCCTGCACACCAACCCGCTGCGCATCCTGGACACCAAGAACCCGGCGATGCAGCAGATGGCCGCCGGCGCGCCGCAGCTGCTGGCGTACCTGGGCGAGGCCTCGCTCAAGCACCTGGACACCGTCAAGGCGCTGCTGGACGCGTGCGGCGTGCGCTGGTCGATCAACCCGCGCCTGGTGCGCGGCCTCGACTACTACAGCCACACCGTCTTCGAATTCATCACCGACCAGCTCGGCGCGCAAGGCACCCTGTGCGGCGGCGGCCGCTACGACGGCCTGTTCGAGATCCTCGGCGGCAAGCCGACCCCGGCCGTCGGCTGGGGCATGGGCCTGGAACGCGTGCTGGAACTGCTCAAGGAGCAGGGCACCGCCACGGGCGCGCCGGCGCCCGACGCCTATGCAATCGTCCCCGACGCGCAGGCCTTGCCCGTTGCGATGCGCACCTTGCAGGCGCTGCGCGCCGCGGGGGTGTCGGTGCAGATGCACGCGGGCGGGGCCGAAGGCTTCGGCAGCATGAAGTCGCAGTTCAAGAAGGCTGACGGCAGCGGCGCGCACCACGCGCTCGTCTTCGGCGCCGACGAACTGGCGGCCGGCGAGGTCACGGTCAAGGCGCTCCGGGACGGGCAGGGCGCACAGCAGCGCCGCCCGCTCGCGACGCCGCAGGACTGGGCCGCGACCCTCCGCGCCTGATCGCCGCCGGGCAGTGCTGCCCGGCTCACTACAATCCCCCGCGGCCCATCCCGCGGCCGACCCCAAGTTCCAATGGCATCCCATCTCGATCTCGAAGAACAGGAGCAGCTTGACCAGCTCAAGCACTTCTGGAACCAGTACGGCAACCTGATCTCGTGGGTGCTGATCGTCGTCTGCGGCTCCATCGCGGCCTACAACGGCTGGAACTGGTGGCAGCGCAACGAGTCGCTCAAGGCATCGGCCGTGTACGAGGAGGTCGAGCGCGCCGTGCTCGCCAACGACCTCGCCCGCGCCGAGCAGGCGTTCGGCGATGCACGCGACAAGTACGGCCGCACGCTCTATGCGCAGCAGGCCGGCCTGCTCGTCGCCAAGGCGGCCGCCGACCAGGGCAAGGCGGACACCGCGCGCGCCGCGCTGACCTGGGTCGCCGAGCACCCGGCCGACGACGGCTACAAGGCGATCGCGAGCCTGCGCCTGGCGGCGCTGCAGATGGATGCCAAGGATTACGACGGCGCGCTCAAGCGCCTCGAGGGCAGCTTCCCCGCGGAATTCAACGGCCTGGTGGCCGACCGCCGCGGCGACATCTACAACCTGCAGGGCAAGAAGGACCAGGCCAAGGCCGAATACGAGAAGGCCTGGCGTGCGCTCGACGGCTCGGAGTACCGCCGCCTCGTCGAGGTGAAGCTCACCGCCCTGGGCGTCGACCCGAAGTCGCTGGCCCCCCAACCGAAGGCCGCCACCGGCACCGCGAAGTCATGATGCAACCCAAGCTCCATCGCGCCGCGCGCCTGTCCGCGCTCGTGCTCTGCGCCGCCGCCCTCGGTGGCTGCTCGTACATGCCGCAGCTGTCCTGGCCCTCGTGGCTGGGTGGCAGCGGCGACAAGGCCAAGCCGGCCGAACTGCCGCCGAACCCGGCCACGTTCGGCGTGCGGCAGGCCTGGATGGCGCGCGTGGGCACCGTCGACTTCCCGCTGTCTGTCGCCACCTCCGGCACCAACGTGGTGGTCGCCTCGAGCGACGGCACCGTCGCGATGCTGGACGGTGCCACGGGCCGCGAGGCCTGGCGCGCGGCCGTCGGGCAAGGCCTCAGCGCGGGCGTCGGCACCGACGGCACGCTGGTCTCCGTCGTCACCGACGACAACCAGCTCACCACGCTCTCGAATGGCAAGGTGCTGTGGCGCGAGCGGTTGCCCGCGCAGGCCTACACCGCGCCGCTGGTCGCAGGCGCCCGCGTGTTCGTGCTGGCCGCGGACCGCTCCGTCTCCGCCTATGACGGCCAGTCGGGCCGCCGCCTGTGGACCCAATCCCGCCAGGGCGAGCCGCTGGTGCTGCGCCAGGGCGGCGTGCTGCTTCCCTTCGGCGACACGCTGCTCGCCGGCCTGGGCGGCCGCCTGGTCGCCATGAACCCGGGCGGTGGCGCCGCGCGTTGGGAAGTGCCGATCGCGACGCCGCGCGGCACCAACGACGTCGAGCGCCTCGTGGACCTGGTGGGCCCCGTGTCGCGCGTCGGCAGTTCGATCTGCGCCCGCGCCTTCCAGGCCGCGGTCGGCTGCGCCGACGCGGCCCGCGGCACCTTCGTGTGGAGCAAGCCCGCCAACGGCGGCACCGGGGTCAGCGGCGACGAGTCCATCCTGGTGGGCACCGAGTCCGACGGCCGCGTGATCGCCTGGAAGCGCGAGAACGGCGAGCGCCAGTGGAACAACGAGCTGTTCCTGCACCGCCGCCCGAGCGCGCCGCTGGTGGTGGGCAAGTCGGTCGCGTTCGGCGACTTCGAAGGCTGGTTGCACGTGCTGTCGCGCGAGGACGGCAAGGTGGCCAACCGCATCGCGACGGATGGTTCGCAGATCGTCGCCGCGCCGGTGATGGTCGGCCAGACGATGGTCGTGGTGACGCGCAACGGCAGCGTCTTCGGCTTCGTCCCCCAGTAAATCAGACTCCCAGGGCGGCAGCATGAAACCCGTGATGGCCCTCGTGGGCCGCCCCAACGTCGGCAAGTCGACGCTCTTCAACCGGCTGACCAAGTCGCGCGACGCCATCGTCGCCGACTTCGCCGGGCTCACGCGCGACCGGCACTACGGCAACGCGAAGCACGGCAAGCACGAGTTCATCGTCATCGACACCGGCGGCTTCGAGCCGACGGCCGAGAGCGGCATCTACTCGGAGATGGCCAAGCAGACGCGCCAGGCCGTGGCCGAGGCCGACGTCGTCGTGTTCGTGGTCGACGCGCGCGCCGGCCTCTCGGCGCAGGACCACGACATCGGCGAGTACCTGCGCAAGCTGGGCAAGCCCACGGTGCTCGCGGCCAACAAGGCCGAGGGCATGACCGAGGGCGTGCAGCTCACCGAGTTCTACGAGCTCGGGCTCGGCGACGTGCACCCGGTGTCGGCCGCGCACGGGCAGGGCATTCGCAGCCTGGTGGAGGTCGCGTTCGAGCCGCTCGGCCTGCACGAGGACGACGACGTCGAGGAGGCGCCGCAGGACGAGGGCGTCATCAAGCTCGCGGTCGCGGGCCGCCCCAACGTCGGCAAGTCGACCCTCATCAACACCTGGCTGGGCGAGGAGCGCCTCGTCGCATTCGACCTGCCGGGGACGACGCGCGACGCGATCTCGGTGCCGTTCGAACGCGGTGGCCAGAAGTACGAACTGATCGACACCGCCGGCCTGCGCCGCAAGGGCCGCGTGTTCGAGGCGATCGAGAAGTTCTCGGTGGTCAAGACGCTGCAGGCGATCGAGTCGGCCAACGTCGTCCTGCTGCTGCTGGACGCGACCCAGGGCGTCACCGACCAGGACGCGCACATCGCCGGCTACATCCTCGAGAGCGGCCGCGCGGTGGTCCTCGCCGTGAACAAGTGGGACGCGGTCGACGCGTACCAGCGCGAACAGGTGCAGCGGCAGATCGAAACGCGCCTCGCGTTCCTGAAGTTCGCCTCGCTGCACCTGATCTCGGCGAAGAAGCGGCAGGGCCTCGGGCCGGTGTGGCAGTCGATCGCGCAGGCCCACAAGGCCGCGATGACCAAGATGTCGACGCCGGTGCTCACGCGGCTGCTGTTGGAAGCGGTGCAGTTCCAGTCGCCCAAGCGCGCGGGCATGTTCCGCCCCAAGCTGCGCTACGCCCACCAGGGCGGCATGAACCCGCCCGTGATCGTCATCCACGGCAACTCGCTCGAGCACGTCACCGACGCGTACAAGCGCTTCCTCGAAGGCCGGTTCCGCAAGGAATTCAACCTCATCGGGACCCCGCTGCGCATCGAGATGAAGACCACCAAGAATCCCTACGCCGACAAGGAGTAGGGCGCGTTCGCGCACCTTGTTGGAGGGCGGCCCTTGAAGCCGCGCGCGATGGACCCACGTGTGCTCGGGTCTGGACGGCGGATTACTTGCACAGCTGGGTTGCTGTGGTAAGGTGCAAGTTCCAAAACCGTCCGAACACGGAGAATATCGTGAGCAACAAAGGGCAGCTGCTACAAGACCCGTTCCTCAACGCGCTGCGCCGCGAGCACGTCCCGGTCTCGATCTACCTCGTCAACGGCATCAAGCTGCAGGGCCAGATCGAATCCTTCGACCAGTACGTCGTCCTGCTGCGCAACACCGTGACCCAGATGGTCTACAAGCACGCGATCTCCACCATCGTTCCCGGCCGGGCCGTCAACTTCCAGGCAGCCGACACCCCCGAGTCCGCTGCCAGCTGACCGCCGGCGCGCACGACGCGCCTTCCCCGCCGGGCGTCAACACACCGCACACCCGGATTCCCTGATTGCCTGACACCCAAGCCTCTCCGACCGCCCCCGCCTTGCTGGTAGGGGTGGATTTCGGCCTGCCCCATTTCGACGCCGAGCTCGAGGAGCTGGGCGAACTCGCGCGCACCGCCGGCCTCGAGCCGGTCGGCCGCATCACCGCCAAGCGCAAGGCGCCCGACGCCGCGCTGTTCGTCGGCAAGGGCAAGGCCGACCAGATCAAGGAACTCGCCGAGGAGCTCGGCGCCACCGAGGTGCTGTTCGACCAGTCGCTCAGCCCCGGCCAGCAGCGCAACCTCGAGCGCCACCTGGGCCTGCCCGTCAACGACCGCACGCTGCTGATCCTGGAGATCTTCGCCCAGCGCGCGCGCAGCCACGAGGGCAAGCTGCAGGTCGAGCTGGCCCGCCTGCAGTACGTCAGCACGCGGCTCGTGCGGCGCTGGTCGCACCTGGAGCGCCAGACCGGCGGCGCCGGCGTGCGCGGCGGCCCGGGCGAGAAGCAGATCGAACTCGACCGCCGGATGATCGGCGACGCCATCAAGCGCACCAAGGACAAGCTGGAGAAGGTCAAGAAGCAGCGCTCCACGCAGCGCCGCCAGCGCGACCGCCAGGGCGCGTACACGATCTCCCTGGTCGGCTACACCAACGCCGGCAAGAGCACGCTGTTCAACGCGCTGGTCAAGGCGCAGGCCTATGCGGCCAACCAGCTGTTCGCCACGCTGGACACGACCACGCGGCGCCTGTACCTCGACGACGTCGAGGGCGTGCAGGCCGGCCGCTCGGTGTCGCTGTCGGACACGGTGGGGTTCATCCGCGACCTGCCGCACGGGCTGATCGATGCGTTCCAGGCAACGCTGCAGGAAGCCGCCGACGCCGACCTGCTGCTGCACGTCGTGGACGCGTCCAACCCGCACCACCCGGAGCAGATCGACGAGGTGCAGCGCGTGCTGCACGAGATCGGCGCCGGCCAGGTGCCGCAGGTCCTGGTGTTCAACAAGATCGACGCGCTCGAGCCGTCGCAGCGCCCCCGCGCGGCGCAGGATGTGTTCGGGCTCGAAGGCACGCCGGTCACCCGCGTGTTCGCCAGCAGCCGCACCGGCGAGGGCCTGCCCGCGCTGCGCCAAGAGCTCGCCGTGCGGGCGGCGGCGCCTGCGGCAAACCCTCACCCGGCGCCGGACCTCCACGAAGCGCCCGCCTGATTGGGCACAATCGGCACAGCCAAGACACCCAGCCACGACAAGAACCGAGCGAATGAAGCTGCAACTCCCCGGCGCCATCGGCGGCCTTCCCGGCCGCGTGCGAGGCCTGTTCAACCTCAATGACCCCCGCTGGGGGCGCGGCTCCGGCGACGACGGCAATGGCAACGGCAATGGCCAGCGTCCCGACGGCGGCCGGGGGCCGAACCAGGGCCCGCCGGACCTGGACGAACTGTGGCGCGACTTCAACCGGCGCCTGGGCGGCCTGTTCGGCGGTGGCCGCGGCCGCCGTCCAGAAGGCGGCTTCCAGCCAGACATGAAGGGCGCCGGCATCGGCATCGGCCTGATCGCCACCGTCCTCGTGCTGATCTGGCTGGGCACCGGCTTCTTCATCGTGCAGGAAGGCCAGCAGGCGGTCATCACGCAGTTCGGCCGCTACAAGACCACCGTGGGCGCGGGCTTCAACTGGCGCCTGCCGTACCCGGTCCAGCGCCACGACGTCATCCCCGTCACGCAGATCCGCTCGGTGGAAGTCGGCCGCGACGTGATCGTCAAGGCCACCGGCCTGCGCGACTCGGCCATGCTCACGCAGGACGAGAACATCGTCGAGATCAAGTTCGCCGTGCAGTACCGCCTGAACGACGCGCGCGCCTACCTGTTCGAGAGCAAGGACCCCAACACCGCCGTCGTGCAGGCCGCCGAGACCGCGGTGCGCGAGGTGGTGGGCAACATGCGCATGGACTCCGCGCTGGCGGAAGAGCGCGACCAGATCGCCATCCGCGTTCGCACGCTGATGCAGCAGATCCTGGACCGCTACAAGGTCGGCATCGAGATCGTCGGCATCAACCTGCAGCAGGGCGGCGTGCGCCCGCCCGAGCAGGTGCAGGCCGCGTTCGACGACGTGCTCAAGGCCGGCCAGGAACGCGAACGCGCCAAGAACGAGGCCCAGGCCTATGCCAACGACGTGATCCCCCGCGCGGTCGGTTCCGCCTCGCGCCTCGCGCAGGAGGCCGAAGGCTACAAGTCGCGCATCGTGTCGCAGGCGCAGGGCGATGCGCAGCGCTTCAACTCCGTCCTGGCGCAGTACCAGAAGGCGCCGCAGGTCACGCGCGACCGCATGTACCTGGAGACCATGCAGCAGGTCTACGCCAACGTCACCAAGGTCCTGGTCGAGTCGCGCCAGGGCTCCAGCCTGCTGTACCTGCCGCTCGACCGCCTGCTGCAGCAGGTGTCGCCGGGCGGCACCGCCGCCGTGGCGCCGCCCGACCCGGGCTCGTCGCCGCAGTCCGGCGCGCCGTCCGCGTCCGCCAACACCAACGAGGCGCGCGGCCGCGACAGCGGCCGCAGCCGCGAACGTGAAACGCGCTGAGGGCCACCAGATGAACCGAATCGGATTCTTCGCCGCCAGCGCCCTGATCGCGCTGGCCCTCCTCAGCTCCATGTTGTTCGTGGTCGACCAGCGCCAGTTCGGCGTCGTGTACGCGCTCGGCCAGATCAAGGAAGTGATCACCGAGCCCGGCCTGAACTTCAAGCTCCCGCCGCCGTTCCAGAACGTCAGCTACATCGACAAGCGCCTGCTCACGCTGGACATCACCGACCCGGAGCCGATGCTCACGCTGGAGAAGCAGCGCGTGGTGGTGGACTGGTACGTGCGCTGGCGCATCACCGACCCGGCTGCGTACGTGCGCAACGTGGGCCTGGACGAGCAGGCCGGTGCCAACCAGCTGTCGCGCGTGGTGCGCAACGCGTTCCAGGAGGAGATCAACAAGGTCACCGTCCGGGAGCTGTTGTCCAGCAAGCGCGAGAAGCTCATGACCGACGTCA includes the following:
- the pilW gene encoding type IV pilus biogenesis/stability protein PilW — its product is MDVRNGARTGALVALLPWAALLSSVVAISGCAGGPSPQAADTPAPFTESDEPEGRKRARIRTELATGYFEQGQTSVALDELKQAIAADPTYPDAYNLRGLIYLRMADNRQAEDSFRRAVALNPRDANTLHNLGWLQCQEKRWDESQRSFEQALASPIYRDRAKTLMTLGICQARAGRNAEGERNLARAWELEEGNPIVGYNLASMLFARGDAATAQNYIRRLNNSELANAETLWLGVKIENKLGDRVAARQLGEQLRKRFPQSREAGAYDRGAFNE
- a CDS encoding helix-turn-helix domain-containing protein codes for the protein MSEAVAVESAGALLRQAREASGLHVAALAVSLKVPVRKLEALENDRYDELTDAVFARALASSVCRTLKVDARPILDRLPQTNAPRLVQDREGINAPFRAPGDPVAPRWFDQWSRPPVIAMFALLIAALVVVLMPRRDDVAAVKTDSATPVAGMTAPALPPVASTTEPVAAPLPVASEPATPVAARAASAPAAAASMPATQAAVAAPATTPASAPATGGTIVFRTSAPSWVEVMDAKGNVALRRLMAAGETAGASGPLPLAVTVGSANATTVEVRGKPFALAPALVKDNVARFDIK
- the ispG gene encoding flavodoxin-dependent (E)-4-hydroxy-3-methylbut-2-enyl-diphosphate synthase, translated to MTPPCLPIEPAAPAQRRSRQARIAWGSRVVTVGGDAPVRVQSMTNTDTEDPIATAIQIKELATAGSEVVRITVNTPEAARQVPYIREQLDRMGVDVPLVGDFHYNGHRLLTEFPDCAQALSKYRINPGNVGKGDKKDRQFGQMIEAAIRWDKAVRIGVNWGSLDQELLASLMDENARRAQPWDARSVMYEALITSAISSAKLAEEMGLKGEQIILSCKVSGVQDLISVYRELARRCDYALHLGLTEAGMATKGTVASSVALGILLQEGIGDTIRVSLTPQPGESRTQEVVIASEILQALGLRVFVPSVTACPGCGRTTSTTFQELAKQIDDHLRSNMPVWRAKYPGVEKLRVAVMGCIVNGPGESKHADIGISLPGTGEAPAAPVFIDGQKALTLRGDNIAQEFHQIVETYIEKKYGQPVAA
- the hisS gene encoding histidine--tRNA ligase, whose product is MADKLNAVKGMNDILPPDSARWEWLEDKVRDLMARYAYRMIRTPVVEPTQLFVRGTGQTTDIVEKEMYSFEDRLNGEQLTLRPENTPGVVRAAIEHNLTYDGGKRLYYMGPMFRHERPQRGRYRQFYQLGAEVLGHPGPEVDAELMLLAHQLFTELGLQDIRVEMNSLGVPAERQAHRAALVAYFEQHQDVLDADAKRRLHTNPLRILDTKNPAMQQMAAGAPQLLAYLGEASLKHLDTVKALLDACGVRWSINPRLVRGLDYYSHTVFEFITDQLGAQGTLCGGGRYDGLFEILGGKPTPAVGWGMGLERVLELLKEQGTATGAPAPDAYAIVPDAQALPVAMRTLQALRAAGVSVQMHAGGAEGFGSMKSQFKKADGSGAHHALVFGADELAAGEVTVKALRDGQGAQQRRPLATPQDWAATLRA
- a CDS encoding YfgM family protein — protein: MASHLDLEEQEQLDQLKHFWNQYGNLISWVLIVVCGSIAAYNGWNWWQRNESLKASAVYEEVERAVLANDLARAEQAFGDARDKYGRTLYAQQAGLLVAKAAADQGKADTARAALTWVAEHPADDGYKAIASLRLAALQMDAKDYDGALKRLEGSFPAEFNGLVADRRGDIYNLQGKKDQAKAEYEKAWRALDGSEYRRLVEVKLTALGVDPKSLAPQPKAATGTAKS
- the bamB gene encoding outer membrane protein assembly factor BamB, which encodes MMQPKLHRAARLSALVLCAAALGGCSYMPQLSWPSWLGGSGDKAKPAELPPNPATFGVRQAWMARVGTVDFPLSVATSGTNVVVASSDGTVAMLDGATGREAWRAAVGQGLSAGVGTDGTLVSVVTDDNQLTTLSNGKVLWRERLPAQAYTAPLVAGARVFVLAADRSVSAYDGQSGRRLWTQSRQGEPLVLRQGGVLLPFGDTLLAGLGGRLVAMNPGGGAARWEVPIATPRGTNDVERLVDLVGPVSRVGSSICARAFQAAVGCADAARGTFVWSKPANGGTGVSGDESILVGTESDGRVIAWKRENGERQWNNELFLHRRPSAPLVVGKSVAFGDFEGWLHVLSREDGKVANRIATDGSQIVAAPVMVGQTMVVVTRNGSVFGFVPQ
- the der gene encoding ribosome biogenesis GTPase Der, whose product is MKPVMALVGRPNVGKSTLFNRLTKSRDAIVADFAGLTRDRHYGNAKHGKHEFIVIDTGGFEPTAESGIYSEMAKQTRQAVAEADVVVFVVDARAGLSAQDHDIGEYLRKLGKPTVLAANKAEGMTEGVQLTEFYELGLGDVHPVSAAHGQGIRSLVEVAFEPLGLHEDDDVEEAPQDEGVIKLAVAGRPNVGKSTLINTWLGEERLVAFDLPGTTRDAISVPFERGGQKYELIDTAGLRRKGRVFEAIEKFSVVKTLQAIESANVVLLLLDATQGVTDQDAHIAGYILESGRAVVLAVNKWDAVDAYQREQVQRQIETRLAFLKFASLHLISAKKRQGLGPVWQSIAQAHKAAMTKMSTPVLTRLLLEAVQFQSPKRAGMFRPKLRYAHQGGMNPPVIVIHGNSLEHVTDAYKRFLEGRFRKEFNLIGTPLRIEMKTTKNPYADKE
- the hfq gene encoding RNA chaperone Hfq, yielding MSNKGQLLQDPFLNALRREHVPVSIYLVNGIKLQGQIESFDQYVVLLRNTVTQMVYKHAISTIVPGRAVNFQAADTPESAAS
- the hflX gene encoding GTPase HflX, giving the protein MPDTQASPTAPALLVGVDFGLPHFDAELEELGELARTAGLEPVGRITAKRKAPDAALFVGKGKADQIKELAEELGATEVLFDQSLSPGQQRNLERHLGLPVNDRTLLILEIFAQRARSHEGKLQVELARLQYVSTRLVRRWSHLERQTGGAGVRGGPGEKQIELDRRMIGDAIKRTKDKLEKVKKQRSTQRRQRDRQGAYTISLVGYTNAGKSTLFNALVKAQAYAANQLFATLDTTTRRLYLDDVEGVQAGRSVSLSDTVGFIRDLPHGLIDAFQATLQEAADADLLLHVVDASNPHHPEQIDEVQRVLHEIGAGQVPQVLVFNKIDALEPSQRPRAAQDVFGLEGTPVTRVFASSRTGEGLPALRQELAVRAAAPAANPHPAPDLHEAPA
- the hflK gene encoding FtsH protease activity modulator HflK, with product MKLQLPGAIGGLPGRVRGLFNLNDPRWGRGSGDDGNGNGNGQRPDGGRGPNQGPPDLDELWRDFNRRLGGLFGGGRGRRPEGGFQPDMKGAGIGIGLIATVLVLIWLGTGFFIVQEGQQAVITQFGRYKTTVGAGFNWRLPYPVQRHDVIPVTQIRSVEVGRDVIVKATGLRDSAMLTQDENIVEIKFAVQYRLNDARAYLFESKDPNTAVVQAAETAVREVVGNMRMDSALAEERDQIAIRVRTLMQQILDRYKVGIEIVGINLQQGGVRPPEQVQAAFDDVLKAGQERERAKNEAQAYANDVIPRAVGSASRLAQEAEGYKSRIVSQAQGDAQRFNSVLAQYQKAPQVTRDRMYLETMQQVYANVTKVLVESRQGSSLLYLPLDRLLQQVSPGGTAAVAPPDPGSSPQSGAPSASANTNEARGRDSGRSRERETR